From Butyricimonas paravirosa, one genomic window encodes:
- a CDS encoding ABC transporter ATP-binding protein, producing the protein MENPVVKVEHLSHRYSVQWAIRDINFEIYEKGILGLLGSNGAGKSTTMNIMCGVLNQTEGEVYINGINFREDPIAAKMNIGFLPQKPPLYTDLTVEEYLAYCADLRSVAPKKIRSSVDYAMEKCGITHFRKRLLKHLSGGYQQRVGIAQAIIHNPKFVVLDEPTNGLDPNQILEIRELIKEIATDRSVLLSTHILSEVQATCDHIKMIEEGQLVFAGTMDEFNNYIQPNSFVVVLKNPPRMTELEHVPGVSRVEAINSKSFRVWFDTDDDVTARMVHESVSRGWELSEVSVERSSLDEVFARLSGKSKRES; encoded by the coding sequence ATGGAGAATCCGGTTGTAAAGGTGGAACATTTGTCTCACCGTTATAGTGTGCAATGGGCGATACGGGATATTAATTTCGAGATTTACGAGAAGGGAATATTGGGATTGTTGGGATCGAACGGAGCGGGTAAATCGACAACGATGAATATCATGTGTGGTGTGTTGAACCAGACAGAAGGGGAAGTGTATATTAACGGGATTAATTTTCGGGAGGACCCGATTGCGGCTAAAATGAATATTGGTTTTCTACCACAGAAACCCCCGTTGTACACGGATTTGACCGTGGAAGAGTATTTAGCCTATTGTGCGGATTTGCGTTCGGTCGCTCCTAAAAAGATTCGTTCTTCGGTGGACTACGCGATGGAGAAATGCGGGATCACGCATTTCCGAAAACGGTTGCTGAAACATTTATCGGGAGGTTACCAGCAACGAGTGGGTATTGCGCAGGCAATCATACACAATCCGAAGTTCGTGGTATTGGATGAACCGACGAATGGACTTGATCCGAATCAGATCCTGGAAATTCGGGAATTGATCAAGGAGATTGCTACGGATCGTTCCGTGCTACTTTCCACGCATATCTTGTCGGAGGTGCAGGCCACCTGTGACCACATCAAGATGATCGAGGAAGGGCAATTGGTATTCGCGGGGACGATGGATGAGTTTAACAATTATATCCAACCGAATTCGTTCGTGGTGGTACTGAAGAATCCGCCGAGAATGACCGAGTTGGAACACGTGCCGGGAGTTAGTCGGGTGGAGGCAATAAATTCGAAAAGTTTCAGGGTATGGTTTGATACGGATGATGACGTGACAGCTCGTATGGTACACGAGAGTGTCAGCCGGGGATGGGAGTTAAGCGAGGTTTCCGTGGAACGGAGTTCTCTGGATGAAGTGTTCGCTCGCTTGTCGGGAAAAAGTAAACGTGAATCATAA
- a CDS encoding PKD-like family lipoprotein: MMKMKTIYYLLLFVLGCGLMSCYDDKSTYDTKEIPNVELDLNGVSETQYVAYLGKLHIDIPVKKNGIPDHPDLEYKWEIELSSSAELREVLSNERVLDTIAAMPILASGYTLTLEVTDKASSLKYYSVFSLVVESQFGEGIIVAHSRDGVTSDLSLIMDKDITKGFAGTEKIQYDDIFTSKGEPLEDWIDQVAYTVSGATWSTYQNILWMAGRNGLFRADCRDYSFLETGKIIPFVTETYTSGHFYLAPQTTILVMNNQVYQHLRQNDAIFIKPEVVSDLGGLQSNYVDNRVVAAATGDGTHSSGSSIWYDSQVGRFGRFNGAFSQNKCSLYSSSENDDNFPFDPSAVAGKEAVAGGFMNSSSLVMVLKDKVSGEYSIYTFFTKNQDYTLVNPTPSYLYSVPAAIKDLLDRSVSICFSTVDPIMYVATAREIHAVRLNIDGSLASSLKYTAAAGENITILKFYTQGRYNVNSEDFDSDTESLLTLPLNTKAVMMATQASDSEGYVYLIPQKDPGTGNLDEEKQVKYDGFGKISDITAQGR, from the coding sequence ATGATGAAGATGAAAACTATATATTACCTGTTGTTGTTCGTGTTGGGATGCGGCCTCATGTCGTGTTATGACGACAAGAGTACCTATGATACGAAAGAAATTCCTAACGTGGAATTAGACTTGAATGGTGTGTCGGAAACGCAATACGTGGCGTATTTGGGCAAGTTGCATATTGATATTCCCGTGAAAAAAAACGGAATCCCGGATCATCCGGACCTGGAATATAAATGGGAAATCGAGTTAAGTTCGTCAGCGGAACTAAGAGAAGTGTTGTCGAACGAGCGGGTGCTTGACACAATTGCTGCCATGCCGATTCTAGCCAGTGGTTACACGCTGACATTGGAAGTGACGGACAAGGCGTCCTCGCTTAAGTATTATTCCGTCTTTTCACTGGTCGTGGAGAGCCAGTTCGGGGAAGGCATTATCGTGGCTCATTCTCGTGATGGCGTGACTTCCGATTTGTCGTTAATCATGGATAAAGACATTACCAAGGGATTTGCGGGAACGGAGAAAATACAATATGATGATATTTTCACCTCCAAGGGAGAACCTTTGGAGGATTGGATTGATCAGGTAGCTTATACCGTGTCGGGAGCGACATGGAGTACCTATCAGAATATCCTGTGGATGGCAGGAAGGAATGGATTGTTCCGGGCTGATTGCCGGGACTATTCCTTCTTGGAAACGGGTAAAATTATTCCTTTTGTGACCGAGACATATACTTCCGGACATTTCTATTTGGCACCTCAAACGACGATTCTCGTGATGAATAATCAGGTGTACCAGCATCTTCGTCAGAATGATGCGATATTCATCAAACCGGAAGTGGTTTCCGACTTGGGCGGTTTGCAGTCCAATTACGTGGATAATCGAGTGGTTGCCGCGGCCACGGGCGATGGGACTCATTCCAGTGGATCGTCAATCTGGTATGATTCACAGGTAGGACGTTTCGGGCGTTTTAACGGGGCTTTCTCGCAGAACAAATGTTCGTTGTATTCCTCTTCTGAGAATGACGACAATTTCCCATTCGATCCTTCTGCTGTGGCGGGTAAAGAAGCCGTGGCCGGAGGGTTCATGAATAGCTCTTCTTTGGTGATGGTGTTGAAGGACAAAGTGTCGGGAGAGTATTCAATCTATACGTTCTTCACGAAGAATCAGGATTATACGTTGGTTAACCCGACACCGAGTTACTTGTATTCGGTTCCGGCAGCCATCAAGGATTTACTGGATCGTTCTGTGTCAATTTGTTTCAGTACGGTGGACCCGATCATGTACGTGGCAACGGCTAGGGAGATTCACGCAGTTCGTCTGAATATAGACGGTTCGCTTGCTTCCTCGTTGAAATACACGGCGGCCGCGGGGGAGAATATCACTATTCTGAAATTCTACACGCAGGGAAGATATAATGTCAATTCGGAAGACTTTGACAGTGACACGGAAAGTTTGCTGACCTTACCGTTGAACACGAAAGCCGTGATGATGGCAACGCAGGCATCGGATTCGGAAGGATATGTTTACCTGATTCCGCAAAAAGATCCGGGAACGGGAAATTTGGATGAGGAAAAGCAGGTGAAATATGACGGTTTCGGGAAGATTTCAGATATAACAGCTCAAGGAAGATAG
- a CDS encoding SusC/RagA family TonB-linked outer membrane protein: MKKNCKAKVFCGLSVMRGALCGLLLLSLTTLFTHSPVYGQQNVKRISLKLETTSLLEALREINRLSDNVVVFKKEEVERETKRVTVDLKNVTVKAAVEACVEGTGLTCMDFEGKVVVTPRQQPAAITITGTVRDTDGGVLPGTTVVVKGDSLLIGTSAGADGSYRLMIPTSATTLIFSFVGYKPKEVTVGGRTKIDVVLEEEVKSVDEVVVTGIFTRKASSYTGAVVTMTAKDIMRAGNQNLFQSLKNLDPSLFIMDNLEMGSNPNAIPEMKMRGISSFPLEETGVRLKGNYKNSPNQPLFMLDGFEVTAERVMDMDMNRIESVTLLKDASAKAIYGSKAANGVVVITTKRLAGNEQRVTYTGSVDIQMPDLSSYNLCDAEEKLGAERIDGIYDDANFLLYTQKQMLYQQRKQLVAAGLDTYWLSKPLRTGVGHKHNLSVELGDAEILRAVMSVSYNQVIGVMKGSDRRNISGSLDLSYRRNDLIFNNTMTVNSNKSYDSPYGAFSDYAKMNPYWRAKDPETGQVLRWAEERIPNPMYDAEIGTLRQESYVSFLNNFQVEWRLWNSLILRGRVMLSFKRNDGDEFLPAAHSSFANITKDSPIEDQLRKGSYRLDNGKSSNVSADLHGNYATAIGKHSILAMGGFGISEYSYEAYVHRAEGFPNSQSADITFARQYALDSRPEGSSSLRREINFVLGGGYSYDDRYFVDFNVQTSASSLYGNDNRWATGWSVGVGWNLHNEHFFPWKDLVRQFKVRGSIGLTGNQNFDTNEAVATYQYYTDANYLGMTGSYLDRLANPSLKWEQKKDYNVGFDATIHRATLRFDLYRADTENMLTDVSVPTSSGFTTVKDNLGLVRNSGIEAYLSYGVLQQNRTFLTVFGSLVTTKNEIIRLSESMRAFNELRDKMASDKANNRPVLKYVDGESMETIWAVRSAGIDPMTGQELYIRQDGSLTYTYYESDLYPVGNSLPKYRGNFGFTFEHKGFGISTTFRYQTGYQYYNQTLIDRVENVDMNYNVDKRALYGRWKEPGQVTPFKRLGNFQYDGDPLSRQEMTRATSRFVQDAKEVTWGTLNVYYELQPNLLKHLRMKQLRVSFYMEEIAKISSIKAERGFDYPFARTMSFSLIGTF; the protein is encoded by the coding sequence ATGAAAAAAAACTGCAAAGCAAAAGTGTTTTGTGGACTTTCGGTGATGCGTGGTGCGTTATGCGGATTGTTATTACTATCCTTAACCACGTTGTTTACTCACTCACCGGTCTACGGACAACAGAATGTGAAAAGAATTTCTTTAAAGCTTGAAACGACCAGTTTGCTTGAGGCGTTACGCGAGATCAACCGGTTGAGTGACAATGTGGTTGTATTTAAGAAAGAGGAGGTGGAGCGGGAGACGAAGCGAGTGACGGTTGACCTGAAGAACGTGACAGTTAAGGCAGCGGTAGAGGCCTGTGTGGAGGGGACCGGATTAACTTGTATGGATTTCGAGGGAAAGGTTGTCGTGACTCCCCGGCAACAACCGGCCGCGATTACGATTACGGGTACCGTGCGGGACACGGATGGTGGAGTTTTACCGGGGACAACGGTAGTCGTGAAGGGTGATTCTTTGTTAATAGGAACGAGTGCGGGGGCCGATGGTAGCTATCGGTTGATGATTCCTACAAGCGCGACAACGCTGATATTTTCTTTCGTGGGTTACAAACCGAAGGAAGTGACCGTGGGAGGACGTACGAAGATTGATGTGGTGTTGGAAGAGGAGGTGAAGAGTGTTGACGAAGTGGTCGTGACGGGGATATTTACCCGTAAGGCGAGTAGCTACACGGGAGCGGTTGTCACGATGACAGCCAAGGATATTATGCGGGCCGGAAATCAAAATCTGTTTCAGAGTCTGAAGAATCTTGACCCGTCGTTATTTATTATGGATAACTTGGAGATGGGTTCCAACCCGAATGCGATCCCGGAGATGAAAATGCGGGGAATATCGAGCTTCCCGTTAGAAGAGACAGGGGTCCGCTTAAAAGGAAATTACAAGAATAGTCCGAATCAACCCTTGTTTATGCTTGATGGTTTCGAGGTGACGGCAGAGCGGGTGATGGATATGGATATGAACCGGATCGAAAGTGTAACCTTGTTAAAAGATGCCTCTGCAAAAGCCATTTACGGTTCTAAAGCAGCTAACGGGGTTGTTGTGATCACGACGAAACGCCTGGCTGGTAATGAACAACGGGTGACTTATACGGGAAGTGTAGATATACAGATGCCGGATTTGAGCAGTTACAATTTGTGTGATGCGGAGGAGAAGCTGGGGGCAGAACGTATCGATGGGATTTATGATGATGCGAATTTCCTGTTGTACACGCAGAAACAGATGTTATATCAACAACGGAAACAGTTGGTTGCGGCCGGGTTAGATACTTACTGGTTGTCAAAACCTTTACGTACAGGAGTGGGCCATAAACATAACTTGAGCGTGGAATTGGGGGATGCGGAGATTTTGCGGGCCGTGATGTCCGTGTCCTATAATCAAGTCATCGGAGTGATGAAGGGATCTGACCGACGGAATATTTCCGGATCGTTGGACTTGTCTTATCGGAGAAATGATTTGATTTTTAATAATACGATGACAGTCAATAGTAATAAAAGTTATGATTCTCCTTATGGGGCTTTCAGTGATTACGCAAAAATGAATCCCTACTGGCGGGCTAAAGATCCTGAAACGGGACAAGTGTTACGTTGGGCAGAAGAAAGAATTCCCAATCCGATGTATGACGCGGAGATTGGCACTCTAAGACAGGAGAGCTACGTGAGTTTTCTGAATAATTTTCAAGTGGAATGGAGATTGTGGAACAGCTTGATCCTAAGAGGACGTGTGATGTTGTCTTTTAAACGGAATGATGGTGACGAGTTTTTGCCGGCAGCACATTCAAGTTTTGCAAATATCACGAAAGATTCCCCGATAGAGGATCAATTAAGGAAAGGGTCTTATCGTTTGGATAACGGTAAGAGTAGCAACGTGTCTGCGGATTTACATGGAAATTATGCAACCGCTATTGGTAAACATTCTATCCTGGCAATGGGTGGTTTTGGAATATCCGAATATTCATACGAGGCATACGTGCATAGGGCCGAGGGATTCCCGAACAGTCAATCGGCAGATATTACGTTTGCCCGTCAATATGCGTTGGATAGTCGGCCGGAAGGGTCATCGTCTTTACGCCGGGAGATTAATTTCGTGTTAGGAGGCGGGTATAGTTATGATGATCGTTATTTCGTGGATTTTAACGTGCAGACCAGTGCATCTTCTCTTTACGGTAATGATAATCGTTGGGCCACGGGGTGGTCTGTGGGAGTTGGGTGGAACTTGCATAACGAACATTTTTTCCCGTGGAAGGATTTGGTTCGTCAATTTAAAGTGAGGGGATCGATCGGGTTGACCGGAAATCAGAATTTTGATACAAATGAGGCCGTGGCAACTTACCAGTATTATACGGATGCGAATTATCTGGGAATGACGGGATCTTATTTAGACCGTTTGGCAAATCCCTCGTTGAAGTGGGAACAAAAAAAGGATTATAACGTGGGGTTTGATGCCACGATTCATAGGGCAACTCTACGTTTCGATCTTTACCGGGCCGATACGGAAAATATGTTGACAGACGTTTCTGTACCGACGAGTTCGGGGTTTACGACTGTGAAAGATAACTTGGGATTGGTGCGAAATAGTGGTATCGAGGCTTATCTTTCTTATGGCGTGTTACAACAGAATCGGACTTTCTTGACAGTTTTCGGTTCGTTGGTGACTACCAAGAATGAAATTATCCGGTTGTCGGAAAGTATGCGTGCATTTAACGAATTGCGGGATAAAATGGCTTCGGATAAAGCCAATAATCGTCCGGTGCTGAAATACGTGGACGGGGAATCCATGGAAACAATTTGGGCCGTGCGTTCTGCCGGGATAGACCCGATGACAGGACAGGAACTTTATATCCGTCAGGACGGTTCGTTGACCTATACGTATTATGAATCGGATTTATATCCGGTAGGAAATTCGTTACCCAAGTACAGGGGAAATTTCGGTTTCACTTTTGAGCATAAAGGATTTGGTATCAGTACGACATTCCGTTATCAAACCGGTTATCAATATTATAACCAGACGTTAATTGATCGTGTGGAGAACGTGGACATGAATTATAACGTGGATAAGCGGGCATTGTACGGACGCTGGAAAGAGCCGGGACAAGTAACTCCTTTCAAACGTTTGGGAAATTTCCAGTATGATGGTGATCCTTTATCCCGTCAGGAGATGACACGGGCTACTTCCCGTTTCGTGCAGGATGCTAAAGAAGTGACTTGGGGAACGTTGAACGTGTATTACGAGCTTCAGCCGAATTTGCTTAAACACCTTCGGATGAAACAGTTGAGAGTTTCTTTCTATATGGAAGAAATTGCGAAAATTTCTTCCATAAAGGCTGAAAGAGGGTTTGATTATCCTTTTGCCAGAACGATGTCGTTTTCGCTTATTGGAACATTTTAA
- a CDS encoding RagB/SusD family nutrient uptake outer membrane protein, protein MKTIIINIVLCAMLCTMVACDSWLDTTPPSQVPEEDQFDNEFGFRQALIGCYIGMADVDLYGKQLTWYSVEMQSGQYTIHTQAQVYAMGTYQYTTERALAVLGSVWQKAYNVIANANNALKFIDKRQGVLDPVSYRMIKGELLAIRGMLHFDLMRLYGYGNLANRTDKSTRLTIPYVTDYDKEMTLQQTYDKTIELVIKDLTDALELLDDEPITGKHPEDYYDALNDDGFFNDRTFRLNYFAVKALLARMYMWEGSNASIALARQEALDVIREGERLGLYQWITTDVVSTDPIHSTEHITSLNIPAFTDRLSDYFLYNFLEGTEYNAIKLSEGGLGNIYYETGTGENADYRMEKLFFRNSNGSYTPLKLAQDRSSGYLKLNRMPLIRLPEMYLIVAESYLRGANIDLTEAVSYLKTLREKRSNYIDISGYTRDELLTCLMNEYRREFLCEGVSFFYFKRIGTADIPNSTVGMSDEKYLWPYPAIEREMGRVQ, encoded by the coding sequence ATGAAAACAATAATAATAAATATCGTGTTGTGTGCGATGTTATGCACGATGGTAGCTTGTGATAGTTGGCTGGACACGACACCTCCCTCGCAAGTGCCGGAAGAAGATCAATTCGATAATGAGTTCGGTTTCCGGCAGGCTTTGATCGGTTGCTATATCGGTATGGCAGATGTTGATTTATACGGGAAACAACTCACGTGGTATTCGGTAGAAATGCAGAGTGGACAGTACACTATTCATACGCAAGCCCAAGTGTATGCTATGGGAACGTACCAGTATACAACTGAGCGGGCATTAGCTGTACTTGGTAGTGTCTGGCAGAAAGCGTATAATGTAATTGCCAATGCCAATAATGCATTGAAATTTATAGATAAACGTCAGGGGGTACTGGATCCCGTTTCTTACCGGATGATCAAAGGGGAATTACTGGCTATCCGCGGTATGTTACATTTTGACTTGATGCGTTTATACGGATACGGAAACTTAGCTAACCGGACAGATAAATCGACAAGACTGACGATTCCGTACGTGACGGATTATGATAAAGAGATGACTCTTCAGCAGACATACGATAAAACTATTGAACTGGTGATTAAGGATTTGACGGATGCATTGGAATTATTGGATGATGAACCGATCACGGGGAAACATCCCGAGGATTATTATGATGCGTTAAATGATGACGGATTCTTTAATGACCGTACTTTCCGGTTGAATTATTTTGCCGTGAAAGCTTTGCTGGCTAGGATGTATATGTGGGAAGGGAGTAATGCATCCATAGCGTTGGCTCGTCAGGAGGCATTGGACGTGATACGTGAAGGAGAGCGACTGGGACTTTACCAGTGGATCACGACGGATGTAGTGAGTACGGACCCGATTCATTCCACGGAACATATTACTTCTTTAAATATTCCGGCATTTACGGATCGTTTGTCTGATTATTTCCTTTATAATTTCCTGGAAGGAACGGAGTATAACGCTATTAAGTTGAGCGAAGGTGGTCTGGGGAATATTTATTATGAAACCGGAACCGGGGAGAATGCAGATTATCGCATGGAGAAGTTATTCTTCAGGAATTCCAACGGGAGTTACACACCGTTGAAATTGGCGCAGGATCGTTCATCGGGATATTTGAAATTGAACCGAATGCCTTTGATCCGTCTCCCGGAAATGTACCTGATCGTGGCCGAGAGCTATTTACGGGGAGCGAATATTGATTTGACCGAGGCCGTGTCCTATTTGAAGACATTACGGGAGAAGCGTTCGAATTATATTGATATTAGCGGTTATACACGGGATGAATTATTAACATGCCTGATGAATGAGTATCGCCGGGAATTTCTGTGTGAGGGCGTGTCTTTCTTCTATTTCAAGCGTATCGGGACAGCGGATATTCCCAACTCGACGGTTGGGATGAGTGACGAGAAATATTTGTGGCCTTATCCCGCTATTGAACGGGAAATGGGACGTGTTCAATAA
- a CDS encoding FecR family protein — protein MVMKREQILARVIIRVRLGMATEEERELLGKWLDEEVANRRLYRNIIRGRSIAGRLRLEDEINQTTDFQKVYEEVARRLAVHRSRRYSLRRIVVVSGAIASCLVGIFVALHPLIKVEVHESISVQGELKEMKVVKEKVMLVLGNGERIGLVKQVPDSLKLEQATLIGTKGGLHYEANTDSVPEREEFHRIETAVGGDFFVVLSDGTRVWLNSTSEFVYPVQFIGDRRVVQLKGEAYFEVKHDPARPFIVQVRDVETRVLGTAFNVSAYENEESVYTTLLTGKVQVSLTDQRSDIPSMVLRPGMQSCWKKETGEFSVRKVDTKNVVAWRYGEFVFDEDDIEVVTRMLSRWYEVRFVYDGKRKGRHTFSGKMSKDEKLESILKILTLAGGPEFRVEDGIVHIIEKR, from the coding sequence ATGGTGATGAAGAGAGAACAAATACTAGCAAGGGTTATTATTCGTGTACGCTTGGGAATGGCTACTGAAGAGGAGCGGGAGCTTTTGGGAAAGTGGTTGGATGAAGAGGTAGCTAATCGAAGGTTGTATAGAAATATTATTAGAGGAAGAAGTATTGCCGGAAGGTTAAGATTGGAAGATGAAATTAACCAGACCACTGATTTTCAGAAGGTGTACGAGGAAGTGGCTCGACGTTTAGCCGTGCATCGTTCTCGTCGGTACTCGTTGAGACGGATTGTTGTGGTTAGCGGGGCAATTGCGTCATGTCTCGTGGGGATTTTCGTGGCTTTACATCCTTTGATAAAAGTGGAGGTGCACGAATCGATAAGTGTGCAGGGGGAACTGAAAGAGATGAAGGTCGTGAAGGAGAAAGTGATGCTCGTACTGGGAAATGGGGAGCGTATCGGGTTGGTGAAACAGGTCCCCGATAGTTTGAAACTGGAACAGGCAACTTTGATTGGTACGAAAGGAGGTTTACACTATGAGGCAAATACGGATTCAGTACCGGAGCGGGAAGAATTCCACCGAATAGAAACAGCCGTGGGGGGAGATTTCTTTGTCGTGTTGAGTGACGGTACACGGGTGTGGTTGAATTCCACGTCTGAATTTGTTTATCCGGTACAGTTTATTGGTGATCGCCGGGTTGTACAGTTGAAGGGAGAGGCATATTTTGAGGTGAAACATGATCCTGCCCGGCCATTTATTGTACAGGTTCGGGATGTTGAAACCCGGGTATTGGGGACTGCTTTCAATGTTAGTGCTTACGAAAACGAGGAGTCGGTTTACACGACCTTGCTGACCGGGAAAGTACAGGTCAGTTTAACGGATCAGAGGTCCGACATCCCGTCAATGGTGTTGAGACCGGGTATGCAATCTTGTTGGAAAAAGGAAACGGGAGAATTTTCAGTGCGGAAAGTGGACACGAAAAATGTGGTAGCTTGGCGTTACGGGGAATTCGTGTTTGATGAGGACGATATTGAAGTGGTGACCCGGATGTTGTCCCGTTGGTACGAGGTTCGTTTCGTGTATGACGGGAAAAGAAAGGGGCGGCACACGTTTAGCGGGAAGATGAGTAAGGATGAGAAGTTGGAATCTATTTTAAAAATATTGACTCTGGCGGGAGGGCCGGAATTTAGGGTGGAAGATGGAATTGTACATATTATAGAGAAAAGGTGA
- a CDS encoding DUF4843 domain-containing protein, protein MNRFNFLYAICFLLSGLLCGGCSKVGIDTFDETQATVTVPWNSVDVRTYPGYNSLTKTFDQTYSFWSDPEEETMVVNIPLKLVGDVRDYDRTVGYTIVRDSSRLLDGSYKVLNAVIPAGERYGYLTLELSKLAQLEDTTCMMEIMLGASEYFVAGPPEYTRVRFSWDNQLPMLPSGTFYARTYNFLINAGQSMNLATYTHYSRNAHKAILAALGWPWQADQWPQYNRMDPDGYMFYNTAITNAYYELLQKYLDDYEQEHGSPLLHDGGVAINQPVKARKF, encoded by the coding sequence ATGAACAGATTTAATTTTCTGTATGCGATATGTTTTCTTTTGAGCGGTTTGCTATGCGGCGGTTGCTCGAAAGTGGGAATAGATACATTTGACGAGACCCAGGCCACGGTAACCGTTCCATGGAATAGCGTGGACGTGAGGACTTATCCGGGATATAACTCCTTAACGAAGACTTTTGATCAGACTTATTCGTTTTGGAGTGATCCGGAAGAAGAGACGATGGTGGTGAATATCCCGTTAAAATTGGTTGGAGATGTACGAGATTATGACCGAACGGTAGGATACACGATTGTGCGGGATAGTAGTCGGCTGTTGGATGGATCGTATAAGGTGTTGAATGCCGTTATTCCTGCCGGGGAACGTTACGGGTATCTCACGTTGGAATTGTCGAAACTGGCTCAATTGGAAGACACGACGTGTATGATGGAAATCATGCTGGGGGCCTCGGAATATTTCGTAGCCGGACCGCCGGAATATACACGTGTTCGGTTTTCGTGGGACAACCAGTTACCGATGCTTCCCAGTGGAACGTTTTATGCCAGGACTTACAATTTCTTGATCAATGCGGGACAAAGTATGAATTTAGCAACCTACACTCATTATAGCCGGAATGCGCATAAGGCGATACTGGCAGCTTTAGGATGGCCGTGGCAAGCGGACCAGTGGCCCCAGTATAACCGGATGGATCCGGATGGGTATATGTTCTATAATACGGCAATCACGAATGCTTATTACGAGTTGTTACAGAAATATCTGGACGATTACGAGCAGGAGCATGGCTCCCCGTTACTGCATGATGGAGGTGTTGCCATTAACCAGCCTGTGAAAGCTCGAAAGTTTTGA